In Paramisgurnus dabryanus chromosome 7, PD_genome_1.1, whole genome shotgun sequence, the following are encoded in one genomic region:
- the angptl3 gene encoding angiopoietin-related protein 3 has protein sequence MKFVILFLSLILSVTNAAPNSRKAPTVAPILITVQPTEARSRFAMLDDVRLLANGLLQLGQSLREFVHKTKAQINDIFQKLNIFDRSFYQLSVVTSEIKEEEEKLKKTTTFLKVNNEEIRNLSMEINTKINNILEERSQLHNKVGGLEEKLKGLSQSMIPLEQLQEISGLKDIIETQEKTITDLLKSVKEQHEQLSYQKVKIKSLEDKLSYDTFQDTAEKASDLSPETPDPFGYLTMNSTNGTMDGNDFLTDCSDVFKSGQMKSGIYPIKPNQSDPFNVYCEINSDGAATVIQRRVDGSVDFDQSWEKYEHGFGQLEKEFWLGLAKIHSIAQQGEYILHIELEDWKEEKRFIEYTFTLDGPSNGYTLYLAPLSGDLPNAMSNHTGMKFSTKDRDNDKHSESNCARNYTGGWWFNACGDTNLNGRYAWMRPKARPQRRKGIYWKPAKGSPFTLKSTKITIRPLT, from the exons ATGAAGTTcgtcattttgtttttatcgctAATCTTATCCGTGACTAATGCTGCCCCTAACTCGAGGAAAGCACCCACGGTTGCACCCATCCTAATCACCGTGCAGCCAACTGAGGCTAGATCTCGCTTTGCTATGTTAGATGACGTACGACTGCTGGCTAACGGTCTGCTCCAGCTCGGTCAGAGTCTCCGTGAGTTTGTGCACAAGACCAAGGCTCAGATCAATGACATCTTCCAGAAGCTTAACATTTTCGACCGCTCCTTCTACCAGCTGTCGGTGGTCACCAGTGAGATTAAAGAGGAAGAGGAGAAGCTGAAGAAGACGACCACATTTTTGAAGGTCAACAATGAGGAGATCAGAAACTTGTCGATGGAGATCAACACTAAAATCAACAACATTTTGGAGGAGAGAAGCCAACTGCACAACAAGGTCGGAGGATTGGAGGAGAAGCTGAAGGGGTTGTCTCAAAGCATGATTCCCTTGGAGCAACTTCAGGAGATCTCTGGCCTTAAG GACATCATTGAAACACAAGAAAAGACCATCACGGACCTACTTAAATCTGTGAAAGAGCAACATGAACAGCTCAGCTACCAGAAAGTGAAAATTAAGAGTCTTGAGGATAAG CTGAGTTATGACACTTTTCAAGACACAGCTGAAAAAGCATCAGATTTGAGTCCAGAAACACCTGACCCCTTTGGGTACTTGACAATGAATTCCACTAATGGAACTATGGACGGAAATG ACTTCCTAACAGATTGCAGTGATGTATTCAAAAGTGGCCAGATGAAGAGTGGTATTTACCCAATCAAACCCAATCAATCGGATCCTTTCAATGTGTACTGCGAAATAAATTCTG atgGAGCAGCAACGGTCATTCAGAGAAGGGTGGATGGTTCTGTTGATTTTGATCAGTCGTGGGAAAAATATGAACATGGATTTGGCCAACTGGAAA AAGAGTTCTGGCTTGGCTTGGCCAAAATCCATTCCATTGCTCAGCAAGGAGAATACATTCTGCACATTGAACTTGAAGACTGGAAAGAGGAAAAGAGATTCATAGAGTACACGTTCACCCTGGATGGCCCTTCGAATGGGTACACCCTTTATTTGGCACCTCTGTCTGGAGATCTGCCCAATGCCATGAGCAACCACACGGGCATGAAGTTCTCAACCAAGGACAGAGACAATGATAAACACAGCGAATCCAACTGTGCCCGCAACTACACAG GCGGTTGGTGGTTTAACGCATGTGGAGACACCAACTTAAATGGGAGATATGCCTGGATGAGACCAAAGGCTCGCCCCCAGCGCAGGAAAGGAATATACTGGAAGCCTGCCAAAGGAAGCCCCTTCACCCTTAAATCCACAAAGATCACTATCAGACCTTTAACCTAG